Proteins found in one Arachis stenosperma cultivar V10309 chromosome 8, arast.V10309.gnm1.PFL2, whole genome shotgun sequence genomic segment:
- the LOC130943512 gene encoding aspartic proteinase Asp1-like: protein MDVKGTSGVVPLRKVLFLVLILCAIFSVSLSKVNDTNDQILNAKKPQPKPAAPSRSSGHTFHFAIQGNVYPLGYYTVKLAIGNPPQLYDLDIDSGSDLTWVQSKSCKTCTPRSQYYPYNPNSNIQCKEPLCAALNRNCAPPTGPCKYKIEYADNEFCSGVLVRDFISFRLDDGSILHPQLGFGSGFDQTPSNHHHSSHIKTAGVFGLGNGKTSILSQLSSLGYIRSVFGHCLSSKGGGRLFLGDDDIKTSKTLVWTPILRSSSSSNIEHYRAGPVDLLFNGKQVVNGLEVVFDSGSTYTYLNKKAYNVLFGLINNDLGNKVQRATEDTTLAICWKGQNLFGYFKNIVLNFPKTKSQFVLTPQSYLIVSERHNTCLGILDGSMEELGDTNIIGDVSFQDKLVVYDNEKMQIGWVPDNCATSPFTNAKSLRVHHRGNILS, encoded by the exons ATGGATGTGAAAGGAACAAGTGGGGTTGTTCCATTGAGGAAGGTGTTGTTTCTGGTTCTAATCCTTTGTGCAATTTTCTCAGTTTCTTTGTCAAAAGTGAATGATACAAATGATCAGATTCTCAACGCCAAGAAGCCACAACCAAAACCCGCAGCTCCTTCTAGATCATCTGGCCACACTTTTCATTTCGCTATTCAAGGGAATGTCTATCCTCTTGG ATATTATACGGTGAAACTGGCAATTGGAAATCCACCTCAATTATACGACCTTGACATTGACTCTGGTAGTGATCTCACTTGGGTTCAGTCCAAATCCTGTAAGACCTGCACACCT CGTTCACAATATTATCCGTATAACCCCAACAGTAACATCCAATGCAAAGAACCCCTGTGTGCTGCGCTAAATAGAAACTGCGCTCCACCAACTGGACCATGTAAATATAAAATCGAGTATGCAGACAATGAATTTTGTTCAGGGGTGCTTGTTAGGGACTTTATTTCCTTTAGATTAGACGATGGCTCTATTCTACATCCTCAACTTGGCTTCGG GAGTGGATTTGATCAAACACCTTCTAATCATCATCATTCCTCGCATATCAAAACGGCGGGGGTGTTTGGCCTTGGCAATGGCAAGACAAGCATTTTGTCTCAGCTTTCTTCTCTGGGCTACATTCGCAGTGTCTTTGGCCATTGCTTGAgttccaaaggaggaggtcGTTTATTCCTTGGTGATGATGATATTAAAACCTCCAAGACTCTTGTTTGGACACCTATCTTGCGCAGTTCCTCCTCCTCCAATAT AGAACACTACAGGGCAGGCCCTGTAGATTTATTGTTCAATGGGAAGCAAGTTGTTAATGGTCTTGAAGTTGTTTTTGACAGTGGAAGCACATACACATACCTCAATAAAAAAGCTTATAATGTCTTGTTTGGTCTG ATAAATAATGACTTAGGAAATAAGGTGCAGAGAGCTACTGAGGATACAACACTGGCAATATGTTGGAAGGGTCAAAATCTTTTTGGATATTTCAAAAACATAGTACTGAACTTCCCAAAAACAAAATCTCAGTTCGTACTAACACCACAATCTTATCTCATTGTCTCG GAACGTCATAATACCTGCTTAGGGATTTTAGATGGCTCAATGGAAGAACTTGGAGATACTAACATAATTGGAG ACGTCTCTTTTCAAGATAAGCTAGTGGTTTATGACAACGAGAAGATGCAGATTGGATGGGTTCCTGACAATTGTGCTACGTCTCCATTTACAAATGCCAAATCATTACGAGTTCATCACAGAGGAAATATTTTGTCCTAA